The sequence AACTGAGCACAACTACAAGTCCGATTCTCGAGATCGACAATGTAGAATGCATGATCATCCTCAATACTAAACATGTGCGTCGTCGTCCCTCGAACGGCCAATTGTCGACCCGCTTCGACAGCCACATGCAACTTTCCCTCTACTACCTCAGTCAACTCATGTGACCTCGATGCAGCCGATATGCGTCGCCTATCGAACCATTTCTCCATAATGGCTCGATAGGTCTCGATCAATGAAGCAACCGGGAGGCGTCGTGCCCATAACAGTCTACTGTTCATCGTCTCGGCAGCATTCGACGTCATGAAGCTCGTGCGTCGTACAGGGCACTTGGACCTGGCCCATCTCTCCACACCAATAGTGTCGAGGCGTGTGTGCGCGTTGACTTTCAGTAATTGAAGCGCAGAAAAATacctttgaaagtcgtctgatCGATAGGAATATGCCGCTGCTTTGAAGACTGCAGCTACATGCTGCCCATAATGCGCGAGATTCTTCTGGATATGGTAATAGCACAACCCGTGAGGGACGTTCGGGTAGACACACTCCACAGCATTTCTGATGCTCTTGTGCTGATCAGACACAATCAAGAGATCATCCGGCTGACCAAAGCAAGTCCGCAGTCGGTGGAAGAACCAAGTCCAAGACTCGTCGTTCTCGATAGGACCAAGCCCAACTGCGAGAGGAAATATTGCTTCGTTCCCATCCTTTGTAACAGCGACGAACAAAATGCCGCCGTTCCTTCCCTTCAGATGGGTCCCGTCTACGACGATGACCGGCCTCAAGTAACCCTTCTCAAAGGCAGCCACGCTCTGTCCAAGTGCAACAAACATATGATGAAACTTGCCATCGTCCTTCATCTCAAGGTCGTATAATGTGCCGGGATTACTCATTCTCAGCATATACAAATACGATGGAAGCATCTGATACGAGTTCCCAAAATCACCATACGTCATCTCAATCGCGATGTTTCTTGCACGGAGAGCGAAGCTGTAATTGATCTCAATACCGAATAAGCGCTGCATCTCTGAAATCATCTCCTTCGGCTTCAAAACGACCCCCTCGCCTACCAATTTCCGTGCAAAATATCTTCCAACAACCCTCGCCGGAATCTGTCTCGGGGCAGTGCGATTCAAATCCGTGTGGCAGGTATGATCCATCACCACCTTGATCACTCTCCAGATCGATGCACTCTGAACGGCTCGCAGCATGAACGGACAACCGTTGCCATGCTTGCAAACAAACCACAAACGGGTCGTACTGGAACGATGCACAGCGTACTCCACGTGATTCTCCATATGGTACAGGCCAACAGCGATTGCCAAATCATCCTTCGACCGGAATAGAGCCCCCACTGATAATATCCCGCTCTCCAATACGTTAGAATCCTCCCAACCTAATGCCGGCGCATCGTCAAAATCGAGGACTAGAATCCCCCAATCACGTGCCTCAAGCTGCTGAACTCCAACACGAGGCTCGACATCGGGCTGATCATCCGATGTGAAATTCTGAGGCCCTGTCTGTCTCCACGCTTCCTGTTCAGTCGACACTGAATCCAATATCTCTCTGCGTCGTATcgcctcttcttcctcatccgaagactcggactcgtcttcctcctcctgcGACGATGAATCGTCCCTACTATCATCGTGTGTAGGGATACTTCTTCCAATGTCCGTCTCAATAGGAAACATAGTAGACCGATGTCCCTCATAATATACCCGCTCTTGAGTCTGAGGAACCGGAGCCGCAGATTGTTTGCCCTTCTCGATCACGTAAACAACGGGATATTTCTTATGCTCGGAAATCAGCCGGTTCAAATCCGAATCAGTCTTCAAAGCCACTTTTATTTTTCGCCCTTCGTCCGTGGTCGATGTGTAGAAAAGCATATAAGTGGATCGACCATCCTCGTTTAATTGATCGTGCACCTCTTGCATCAACTTCGCATGACAAAGGTCTTCATTAGACATGTACACGACAACCTCATCGCCTCCTTCATACTCGGTTAATTTCCACTGACCACTGTGCCGTATAACGATTGCTTGAAACGACATCTGCTTCAAAACGACAAAAATACAAcatttaaatacacaaacaGGAAACCGTGTACCCCAATACATCAACTGAATATACAAACATGCTAAAAATAACATCAAAATCATATTCAACCCAACCGTGTACAGCAAATTCGaccaccgtgtacaaccgtgtacacaACCGTGTACACGGAaaccctaaccgtgtacagaAGAACACTAAGGGTTCAAAAATAAGATAATTTGCGTACAGAGTGTTTTTTTATGCCGTTTTTTAGtccaaaacatgtaataagtcatatatataacataattattgaaataaacaacaaaaaatcactaaaatacaaaccgtgtacaaccgtgtactcaAGAACACAAACCGTGTACAgacgaaattttaaaaaaaatatgtatttcacATACCTTATGTAATACAAGCctttagatgatttttttttatattcggAGCAACCGTGTACTACCGTGTATGTGTTTCGAgaggattttcttcttctttcttgttcAAATGAGTGATGAATGAACATTTGGTTGGTATTCTTCATTAACTACCTACCAGCAACCGTGTACGGACCAATTAAGTTCGTAAATTTAAGGTTGTTTCCTTAACAAGTGTGTATGACTTTGAGTTGGTATAAATGCACCCAACAACCGTGTGATATGGTTTTAATTCCCACATAAAATCACGCCATAAATTCATGTGCACCCATAATATGTCACCCATAAATTCATGTACACAAGATATCAGCCTTATGGGAATCAAAATTTCTCACATAAAATCACGCCATTTTaacgtgaatagagagagaatcagattttggttttactttcttatttttaaatcaaaaataaCTAATATGTCACTATCATTCACTTTATTGACTTGTACTTATGTACTTTAGGTCAAATgtgctacaaaacttatttttttatgggGTGTGatacaaaacttatttattttatcaaaaatgctACTACTATGTATTGTCACTTTCTTTTTCATACTTATATTTGTAGGAAATTAATGAGATGATAGCAAGGAATCAATTTAGTTAACAACAGTTCATTAATCATTTGCCTAATATAGTAACTAGATTAAATCCATCAAAAATAAACGTATAAATGTAGAGTTGGGCCATAGTAAATTAATGCTACATGTATACGTTTATGGTGATAGGCTATGATGCAcagattcttcaaaaattagtatgtacggcgaatcggattcttttagggtgcgattctctcggattctcgtcggattcgcacccgattcgccacgtggcgtatcttttaaaacaatttataaaagtaaaccggattcgcaaattcaataggcgaaattcacgtgtctcgtgcacgaaaggcctacacaatgttattttgataattttattttcagttatgacttatatattggactaataatatttgaatcgttatattgttgctcaattaacttatataattgaaaattcttaacttttgggtaaaataaaatgtaaattacatataattaatttaagaaaatttaaattgtatatattttataagcattatatatcataaaattttaataattagatgtatgattgccgaatcgcaccctataatttttaaaaatccgtatCTCCGTACACGTTTCGTATCGCTCCACATCCGCaccccgtacctatgcaacataggtgATACGACATTAGTGCTATTTATGCTTATATTGGTCAATTTGATCTTGTGTGAATTGTCGGTTGACAATGACAATATTGAAGGAAGACTTCGAATAAATAATCACTAATTCTCATTAACTCATTTAACTATAGTCATATTGAAATGGCGATGAACTAATAGATTTAATTTGTTATTCGATAAAATTAGTTGAGATAGAAAGGCtttggtaaaaaaaattgtagagcAAAAGAAAAACGTATAGTAATATAGGGCCTAAActatattaaaataaagtttTATTGAACCAAAGTATAGCCTACCTACTAATTCAGGATTTGGAAGTTTAGAACGATCAAATAAGGTTATAAAATTTGATACAGTTAGTTCTAGGCTCAAACTACAtcatacttttaattactttccATAActtctttaattattaaattaatttatatatttctttccTTCCATTTAAATATGACTCGATCAAAAGTCATTTTAGGATGTGCCATTTATAAATGACtcaattcataataataaataaataaataaaggaaaGGCAGGGacgggggctagggggggctagagccccctcccaaattttgagtttttttttttattttaaaatatatatagatatatgtttatacctattataaaataattttgttttataaaagattatttggttattatattctctcatatatatacttaatttaaggataattctgttatttaaaactatataatctatgaaatattgtttgttattattactattatacttgtcttttaataaaaaaatgcctaatatgtatgaaatgctaaaaaaaattataatgtattgaaactaatttgtaatatatagaaaatatataatctatgaacatgttgtttgttattattattattatgcttgccttttaataaaaaatatcttaaatatacggaatgtccaaaaaaagttttgtgatatattgaaactatataatctatgaaaatattgttcgttattattagtattatgctcgtattttaataaaaaaataccttaaatatacagaatgcccaaaaaaaaattctcggggACCCCGTACAATTTCAGCCCTcccgaacttaattcctggctccatCCCTGGTGCGTGTGTGACCCATACCTACGTATAttgatttttcattattttaaagGTCATAAATAAGTTAAAATTCATTGACTATATACACTAGAGTATTGTAGTCCAGTAATTCTCAAGTGTGAGTAATCAAAGTATATTTTAAACttcaaattattattcattTAACATTATGCAATGTTAAGAGATCTAAGATAGACTAGCGGACGATTTATAagttctcatctctctctctatctagaGGTGGTCTCATGTAAGTAAAATCGGTTTCATGATGAAACCAGAttcacaatgacactacttcaacgtACAAAtgatctatactaatagaaaaagagcctaagacAATCTAAGGTataacttgtggattgcctattttagcTCTGTTATATAttcattattatatttataaaatatagatctattttgatatacatttatttgtcacccaaatctataaagaatactttatatctatagctattgataaggcttataaataatccatccaataaattatctaataaaagtaataaattaatagatttttttaaatattagacTATCAatgaaaataacattaattacacgtacaacgtacgttctttctACTAGTActttaaaatgataaagtatcatttgtatgttgaagtagtgtcattgtaAAGCCGGTTTCACCATAAAATCGATTTCATATGAGTTTTTGTGTTCTATATATAAGAttagaatcaaataaaaattttaaatttaatgctAAAACTACTAATCAATTGCACGTAATCTGAATTCGTGATGCTGGGTTCAAAATTTACAGGGGATGCAGTTTACTTTATAAATTAAGTGCTCGTTTAGTTCAAGTAGAGCAATGGAAAGggaattgaatcaaataaaggagtggaatggtaacaataaccattactttattgagtgtttggtttaacaatggaaatgaatcattaataagggattccctttcttttgtttcaccTCTATTTAGatgggtaacaaattgggtgattgagttaccctcaagtaagagtaatgattatctcattatcCAAACCAAACAAGTAATAGATTCAGTTACTTGATTTCCTtttcaacctctaaaaacactcaACCAAATATGAGCTAAGTGTAGTTATTTAGGTTAAGTGTAAAAGATTCATTACAAAGAATTAGGTTTATAGTACAGCTCAATCCTACATTAATACATTTATTTATGACAGTTTTAATATATCTACTATTAAGAATACATGATTTAACTCTtaactaacttttttttttttgacaaagaACTTTAACTAACTTTATTCCTTGCCCATCTCATTCATTTGCTTGCCCATCCCCTGCATTTGCTACAAACACACGTACGAAAAAGAAAAGTAGTTATTGCACGCCAAAGAATTAAATATTGCACTTTAATTAGTGTAGAAGTAAAATGTATTCTAAAATACTATATTGATGTTTCGGTCACCAATTTTTTGATATACAATTTTGTTGAACTTGTAGATTCTTTGTCAATAGATCAAAATAATTTGGGTATGCCGAgctaaaattaataaaaataaaacttaaccaAAAATCAAAACGATCGTTGAATGCGATTCAATTAATTTGTTTCTTGCTTTCCTTTTTGTGAAATCGAATTGCAAATTTTGATAGAACCCATGATCAGAATCTATAATGACATGTAACTAGTATCTCTAATTTTCCACAACTATAAATTCACAAACAGAAATACAAAAATCTGGCGTTTTATTGACAGCCTCATCAAAACCATTGTGATCGGCCAAACTCCAAAAAGGGCAAAATCTCGACCAATTTCACTGATTAGGACCAATGTTATTCAACTTCGGTGATTCTAACAGTGACACTGGCGGCGGCGCTTCCGTTCTTGCAGGGCGGCCGCTCGAGTTCCCGGAGGGGCGCACATTCTTTCACGAGAAAACGGGTCGTGTATGCTATGGTCGTCTCATCCTCGACTTTCTGCCTCAACTCAAAATATATTGTATTATAACTACATATTGTTACTGTGATGATGGTGTGTGTATAGGTGAGAATCTGGAGACCAAGTTCTTGACCCCATATCTGGAATTGTACACTCTGGATTTCTCAAACGGCATCAACTTCGTCTCGGACGGCCCCAACACTCCCGGGAAAACAAGACTGAAGTTTCGTACACGCTGCTGCGCAACCAAAGTTCCGAGAGAATGCAATTTCAGTATTGCTTCCCGGAGAGTGTCGGTGACGGTGGGTGAAGTTGACGCCATTTGAGAATTCTGGAGTGTACAATTCTAGATATGGGGTTAAGAACTTGGTCTCCAGACTCTGACCTACACACACACCACATCATCACAATAACTGTATGTAGTTGTAAATATAACATATATTGAGTTGAGGAGGGATACACAGAAAGTCGAGGATGAGACAACCATCGCTTGCACGGCCAGTTGGCTCGTGAAAGAATGTGCGCCCCTCTGAGAACTCGAGCGGCTTCCCTCCAAGTACGGAAGCGCCACCTGTGTCACTATTGGAATCACCAAAGTTGAATAGTACTGGTTTGTTGTGGTAGGCGGCCGCCGTTGCCGCGGTAGTGCCGAAGCCAAGGAGGAAGAAGCACACGAAAACAAGGGAGATTTTGCAAAAATAATACATTTTCTTGTTCTTAGCTGAAAGGAAGATGAAAAAGGAGACAATGTGATGGCTCAAAAGCATTACTCGCATCTTGTTTAAATGGAGCTATTTTCCAAGTAGTAAAAGAAGAAGAGATGACGCATACACTTTTAACTTTTTTGGTTAATGCATTTACTATCATTAAAACTGCTCACCAAACTTTTATTGCAGCTTTGGTGCAGACATAGAGATGGAAAACAAGAAATTTGTATGTGGTAATCGAGAGAgacagagaaagagagagagtgctGATCAGTTTTaaattttagagagagagagtgggggggggggggggggggatgtAGCATGAGATTGATGATGAGAGGGTGCTAAAAAGTGTCTAATTCATTGATTAAAGGGTTAACTAAGCAAATACACCTTAATATTTATAGCAAAAAGTAAATAGGTATTAACTTTATCACAAAAACTTAAATGAGCGTCGCCTAAAAGTTGCGCTCACAGAATGCGCGTGAATCCCTTTCCCAGTCAAAAATTCAATGAATACTATTTGTCTTAGGAAATGACACTTTTCAACCTAAATACAACTAAGTACTCTCTTTATCTTATGCAGGTTGATCTTAGTGAATAGAGAATTTGtgactattattatattttctcttgAAATGACTAGCTCAAATTTAAGGGTGCTCCACTGTTCTATATATAGCTTAAGCATGTCACTGTGGATTGTGGTCAAGGTGTTTGTTAAAATGTCTCAATGAATAAAAAGTTGaata comes from Salvia miltiorrhiza cultivar Shanhuang (shh) chromosome 3, IMPLAD_Smil_shh, whole genome shotgun sequence and encodes:
- the LOC131018454 gene encoding uncharacterized protein LOC131018454 translates to MSFQAIVIRHSGQWKLTEYEGGDEVVVYMSNEDLCHAKLMQEVHDQLNEDGRSTYMLFYTSTTDEGRKIKVALKTDSDLNRLISEHKKYPVVYVIEKGKQSAAPVPQTQERVYYEGHRSTMFPIETDIGRSIPTHDDSRDDSSSQEEEDESESSDEEEEAIRRREILDSVSTEQEAWRQTGPQNFTSDDQPDVEPRVGVQQLEARDWGILVLDFDDAPALGWEDSNVLESGILSVGALFRSKDDLAIAVGLYHMENHVEYAVHRSSTTRLWFVCKHGNGCPFMLRAVQSASIWRVIKVVMDHTCHTDLNRTAPRQIPARVVGRYFARKLVGEGVVLKPKEMISEMQRLFGIEINYSFALRARNIAIEMTYGDFGNSYQMLPSYLYMLRMSNPGTLYDLEMKDDGKFHHMFVALGQSVAAFEKGYLRPVIVVDGTHLKGRNGGILFVAVTKDGNEAIFPLAVGLGPIENDESWTWFFHRLRTCFGQPDDLLIVSDQHKSIRNAVECVYPNVPHGLCYYHIQKNLAHYGQHVAAVFKAAAYSYRSDDFQRYFSALQLLKVNAHTRLDTIGVERWARSKCPVRRTSFMTSNAAETMNSRLLWARRLPVASLIETYRAIMEKWFDRRRISAASRSHELTEVVEGKLHVAVEAGRQLAVRGTTTHMFSIEDDHAFYIVDLENRTCSCAQFDLDDIPCRHACAAIRRAGLQVTDFVGGYFKQSVLLATYMERIVPVPHPTYWNVPDEISAYVVKPPDITVHAGRPKLSRARSAVEGPPNSGPPNSGTPNSRPQVCSRCKGGGHNARRCKAQVGPLDLNVPVEGVEQPPDARRRRKKKCGICRSGTHTRNACPQNVGS